In Meleagris gallopavo isolate NT-WF06-2002-E0010 breed Aviagen turkey brand Nicholas breeding stock chromosome 3, Turkey_5.1, whole genome shotgun sequence, one DNA window encodes the following:
- the AZIN1 gene encoding antizyme inhibitor 1: MKGFLEDANYSIGLLDEGATLADVIDNCIYEHTHTGKRAFYVGDLGKLVKKNIQWQNVMAPIKPFYTVRCNSTPGVLEILGTLGIGFACSSKSEMALVQGLGISPENIIYTNPCKQASQIKYAAKAGINIMTCDSDIELKKIARNHPDAKLLLHIATEDITADEEMNMKFGTTLKNCRHLMECAKELGVQIVGVKFHVSGSCKELQTYIHAISDARCVFDMAEEFGFKMNMLDIGGGFTGSELQLEEVNHVIRPLLDVYFPKESGIEVIAEPGCYYVSSAFTLAVNIIAKKAVDCDKLLPSGVEQARNDDEPVFTYYINDGVYGSFASKLSEKLNTNPEVHKKYKEDEPLFASSLWGPSCDELDQIVENCLLPELSVGDWLIFDNMGSGTLGEQSTFSDYQRPLIYYMMSFSDWDEMQDAGIASDTLMKNFFFVPSCIQLSPEDRFSTAA; this comes from the exons acTGGAAAAAGAGCATTTTATGTTGGTGATCTTGGAAAACttgtaaagaaaaacatacaatGGCAGAATGTGATGGCACCAATAAAACCATTTTATACTGTAAGATGCAATTCTACTCCAGGTGTACTTGAAATCCTGGGAACCCTTGGGATTGGATTTGCATGTTCCAGTAAA TCTGAAATGGCATTGGTGCAAGGCCTGGGCATTTCTCctgaaaatattatatatacaaATCCTTGCAAGCAAGCTTCTCAGATAAAGTATGCAGCAAAAGCTGGAATAAACATCATGACTTGTGACAGTGATATTGAGCTGAAGAAAATTGCACGCAACCATCCAGATGCGAA GCTCTTACTGCACATTGCCACAGAAGACATCACTGCTGATGAGGAGATGAATATGAAGTTTGGCACCACTCTGAAGAACTGTAGGCACCTCATGGAATGTGCTAAGGAGTTGGGAGTCCAAATAGTTGGTGTTAA atttcATGTTTCAGGCTCTTGCAAGGAACTGCAAACATACATTCATGCTATATCTGATGCTCGGTGTGTGTTTGACATGGCT GAAGAATTTGGCTTTAAGATGAACATGTTGGATATTGGTGGGGGCTTCACAGGTTCGGAGCTTCAGCTGGAAGAG GTTAATCATGTCATCAGGCCTTTGCTGGATGTCTACTTTCCTAAGGAATCTGGTATTGAGGTGATTGCAGAGCCTGGATGTTACTATGTTTCATCTGCTTTTACACTGGCAGTTAACATAATTGCAAAGAAAGCTGTTGATTGTGACAAACTTCTTCCTTCTGGAG TGGAGCAAGCTAGGAATGATGATGAACCAGTATTTACATACTACATCAATGATGGTGTTTATGGTTCTTTTGCAAGCAAATTGTCTGAGAAACTGAATACTAACCCAGAGGTTCACAAG AAATACAAGGAAGATGAGCCTCTGTTCGCAAGCAGCCTTTGGGGTCCATCCTGTGATGAGCTTGATCAAATTGTGGAAAACTGTCTTCTTCCTGAGCTGAGTGTTGGAGATTGGCTGATCTTTGATAATATGGGTTCTGGTACCTTAGGTGAACAGTCCACCTTCAGTGACTATCAGAGGCCGCTCATTTACTACATGATGTCCTTCAGTGACTG GGATGAGATGCAAGATGCTGGAATTGCTTCAGACACATtgatgaagaatttcttctttgtgcCTTCTTGCATTCAGCTGAGCCCAGAAGACCGCTTTTCCACTGCAGCTTAA
- the AZIN1 gene encoding antizyme inhibitor 1 isoform X1: MAPIKPFYTVRCNSTPGVLEILGTLGIGFACSSKSEMALVQGLGISPENIIYTNPCKQASQIKYAAKAGINIMTCDSDIELKKIARNHPDAKLLLHIATEDITADEEMNMKFGTTLKNCRHLMECAKELGVQIVGVKFHVSGSCKELQTYIHAISDARCVFDMAEEFGFKMNMLDIGGGFTGSELQLEEVNHVIRPLLDVYFPKESGIEVIAEPGCYYVSSAFTLAVNIIAKKAVDCDKLLPSGVEQARNDDEPVFTYYINDGVYGSFASKLSEKLNTNPEVHKKYKEDEPLFASSLWGPSCDELDQIVENCLLPELSVGDWLIFDNMGSGTLGEQSTFSDYQRPLIYYMMSFSDWDEMQDAGIASDTLMKNFFFVPSCIQLSPEDRFSTAA, from the exons ATGGCACCAATAAAACCATTTTATACTGTAAGATGCAATTCTACTCCAGGTGTACTTGAAATCCTGGGAACCCTTGGGATTGGATTTGCATGTTCCAGTAAA TCTGAAATGGCATTGGTGCAAGGCCTGGGCATTTCTCctgaaaatattatatatacaaATCCTTGCAAGCAAGCTTCTCAGATAAAGTATGCAGCAAAAGCTGGAATAAACATCATGACTTGTGACAGTGATATTGAGCTGAAGAAAATTGCACGCAACCATCCAGATGCGAA GCTCTTACTGCACATTGCCACAGAAGACATCACTGCTGATGAGGAGATGAATATGAAGTTTGGCACCACTCTGAAGAACTGTAGGCACCTCATGGAATGTGCTAAGGAGTTGGGAGTCCAAATAGTTGGTGTTAA atttcATGTTTCAGGCTCTTGCAAGGAACTGCAAACATACATTCATGCTATATCTGATGCTCGGTGTGTGTTTGACATGGCT GAAGAATTTGGCTTTAAGATGAACATGTTGGATATTGGTGGGGGCTTCACAGGTTCGGAGCTTCAGCTGGAAGAG GTTAATCATGTCATCAGGCCTTTGCTGGATGTCTACTTTCCTAAGGAATCTGGTATTGAGGTGATTGCAGAGCCTGGATGTTACTATGTTTCATCTGCTTTTACACTGGCAGTTAACATAATTGCAAAGAAAGCTGTTGATTGTGACAAACTTCTTCCTTCTGGAG TGGAGCAAGCTAGGAATGATGATGAACCAGTATTTACATACTACATCAATGATGGTGTTTATGGTTCTTTTGCAAGCAAATTGTCTGAGAAACTGAATACTAACCCAGAGGTTCACAAG AAATACAAGGAAGATGAGCCTCTGTTCGCAAGCAGCCTTTGGGGTCCATCCTGTGATGAGCTTGATCAAATTGTGGAAAACTGTCTTCTTCCTGAGCTGAGTGTTGGAGATTGGCTGATCTTTGATAATATGGGTTCTGGTACCTTAGGTGAACAGTCCACCTTCAGTGACTATCAGAGGCCGCTCATTTACTACATGATGTCCTTCAGTGACTG GGATGAGATGCAAGATGCTGGAATTGCTTCAGACACATtgatgaagaatttcttctttgtgcCTTCTTGCATTCAGCTGAGCCCAGAAGACCGCTTTTCCACTGCAGCTTAA